In Pseudomonas sp. PDM14, a genomic segment contains:
- the hemE gene encoding uroporphyrinogen decarboxylase, which translates to MSVLKNDRFLRALLKQPVDVTPVWMMRQAGRYLPEYRATRAKAGNFVNLMKNPELACEVTIQPLDRYPQLDAAILFSDILTIPDAMGQGLYFETGEGPRFKKVIASMADIEALPIPDPEQDLGYVMDAVRNIRRELNGRVPLIGFSGSPWTLATYMVEGGSSKDFRKSKAMLYDNPQAMHALLDKLAQSVTAYLNGQIKAGAQAVQIFDSWGGSLSAAAYQEFSLAYMQKIVDGLIREHDGRRVPVILFTKGGGLWLESMAETGAEALGLDWTCDIGSARARVGSKVALQGNMDPSVLYANPAAIRAEVARILASYGQGSGQVFNLGHGITPEVDPEHAKAFFEAVHELSAQYHG; encoded by the coding sequence ATGTCCGTCCTGAAGAACGACCGTTTCCTCCGCGCCCTGCTCAAGCAGCCCGTCGACGTCACCCCGGTGTGGATGATGCGCCAGGCCGGTCGTTACCTGCCGGAGTACCGCGCCACCCGCGCCAAAGCCGGCAACTTCGTCAACCTGATGAAGAACCCCGAGCTGGCCTGCGAAGTCACCATCCAGCCGCTGGACCGCTACCCGCAGCTGGACGCGGCGATCCTCTTCTCCGACATCCTCACCATCCCTGACGCCATGGGCCAGGGCCTGTACTTCGAGACCGGCGAAGGCCCGCGTTTCAAGAAGGTGATCGCCAGCATGGCCGACATCGAGGCGCTGCCGATTCCCGATCCGGAGCAGGACCTGGGCTACGTGATGGACGCGGTGCGCAACATCCGCCGTGAGCTGAACGGCCGTGTGCCGCTGATCGGCTTCTCCGGCAGCCCCTGGACCCTGGCCACCTACATGGTCGAGGGCGGTTCGTCGAAGGACTTTCGCAAGTCCAAGGCCATGCTCTACGACAACCCGCAGGCCATGCACGCGCTGCTCGACAAGCTGGCGCAGTCGGTGACCGCCTACCTCAACGGGCAGATCAAGGCCGGCGCACAAGCGGTGCAGATCTTCGACTCCTGGGGCGGCAGCCTGTCGGCCGCGGCCTACCAGGAATTCTCCCTGGCCTACATGCAGAAGATCGTCGACGGCCTGATCCGCGAGCACGACGGTCGCCGCGTACCGGTGATCCTGTTCACCAAGGGTGGCGGTCTGTGGCTGGAGTCCATGGCCGAGACCGGCGCCGAAGCGCTGGGCCTGGACTGGACCTGCGATATCGGCAGCGCCCGCGCCCGCGTCGGCAGCAAGGTAGCCCTGCAGGGCAACATGGACCCGAGCGTGCTGTACGCCAACCCGGCGGCGATCCGCGCCGAAGTCGCGCGCATCCTCGCCAGCTACGGCCAGGGCAGCGGTCAGGTGTTCAACCTCGGTCACGGCATCACTCCGGAAGTCGACCCGGAGCACGCCAAGGCTTTTTTCGAGGCGGTGCACGAGCTGTCGGCGCAGTACCACGGCTAA
- a CDS encoding beta-ketoacyl-ACP synthase translates to MKRVVVTGMAGVTSLGSDWPTIEANFRAGKSGIRRMDEWDRFTELNTRLGGPVDDFVTPKHWNRKQTRSMGRVSKLAVYAAERALEHAGLLGDESIKDGRMGVACGSSTGSTEEIKAFGNMLLNSVADGLNANSYIRMMPHTTAANISIFFGLKGRLIPTSSACTSGSQGIGYAYEAIKFGRLKMMLAGGAEELCPTEAMVFDALYATSLKNDAPHTSPRPYDSGRDGLVIGEGAGILVLEELEHALARGATIYAEIVGFGCNADGQHATKPEQATMRGAMELALEDAGLSPEVIGYVNGHGTATEQGDVAESLATSSLFGPRMPISSQKSFLGHTLGACGALESWFSIEMMNADSYVHTLNLDDLDPACGELDYLRGEFRQMRNDYVMNNNFAFGGVNTSLIFKRWT, encoded by the coding sequence TTGAAACGCGTCGTGGTCACCGGCATGGCCGGTGTGACTTCCCTGGGCAGTGACTGGCCGACCATCGAGGCGAACTTCCGCGCCGGCAAGAGCGGTATCCGCCGCATGGACGAGTGGGACCGCTTCACCGAGCTGAACACCCGCCTGGGCGGCCCGGTGGACGACTTCGTCACGCCCAAGCACTGGAACCGCAAGCAGACTCGCAGCATGGGACGCGTGTCCAAGCTCGCCGTGTACGCCGCCGAGCGCGCGCTGGAACATGCCGGCCTGCTCGGCGACGAGTCGATCAAGGACGGGCGCATGGGCGTCGCCTGTGGCTCCTCCACCGGCAGCACCGAGGAGATCAAGGCGTTCGGCAACATGCTGCTGAACTCGGTGGCCGACGGCCTCAACGCCAACTCCTACATCCGCATGATGCCGCACACCACCGCGGCCAATATCAGCATCTTCTTCGGCCTCAAGGGCCGCCTGATCCCCACCTCCAGCGCCTGCACCAGCGGCAGCCAGGGCATCGGCTACGCCTACGAGGCGATCAAGTTCGGCCGCCTGAAGATGATGCTCGCCGGCGGCGCCGAAGAACTCTGCCCGACCGAGGCCATGGTGTTCGACGCGCTCTACGCCACCAGCCTGAAGAACGACGCCCCGCACACCTCGCCACGTCCCTACGACAGCGGTCGCGACGGCCTGGTGATCGGTGAAGGTGCCGGCATCCTGGTGCTCGAAGAACTGGAGCACGCCCTGGCGCGCGGCGCGACCATCTACGCCGAGATCGTCGGCTTCGGCTGCAACGCCGACGGCCAGCACGCGACCAAGCCGGAACAGGCAACCATGCGCGGCGCGATGGAACTGGCGCTGGAAGACGCGGGTCTGAGCCCCGAGGTGATCGGTTACGTCAACGGTCACGGCACCGCCACCGAGCAGGGTGACGTGGCCGAAAGCCTGGCCACCAGCAGCCTGTTCGGGCCGCGTATGCCGATCAGCTCGCAGAAGAGCTTCCTCGGTCACACCCTGGGCGCCTGCGGTGCACTGGAGTCCTGGTTCAGCATCGAGATGATGAATGCCGACAGCTACGTGCACACGCTCAACCTCGACGACCTCGACCCGGCCTGTGGCGAACTGGATTACCTGCGCGGCGAGTTCCGGCAGATGCGCAATGACTACGTGATGAACAACAATTTCGCCTTCGGTGGGGTCAACACCTCACTGATCTTCAAGCGCTGGACCTGA
- the fabG gene encoding 3-oxoacyl-ACP reductase FabG yields MSDPILVTGSSRGIGRAIALRLARAGFDLVLHCRSRRDEAEAVQAEILALGQQARILQFDVSDRAACREILEADIEQHGAYYGVVCNAGLTRDGAFPALTEDDWDQVLRTNLDGFYNVLHPLSMPMIRRRKPGRIVCITSVSGLIGNRGQVNYSASKAGVIGAAKALAIELGKRKITVNCVAPGLIDTDMLNEHVPLEEILKMIPAARMGTPEEVAGAVNFLMSEEAGYITRQVLAVNGGLC; encoded by the coding sequence ATGAGTGACCCGATTCTGGTAACCGGCTCCAGCCGTGGCATCGGCCGCGCCATTGCCCTGCGTCTGGCGCGTGCCGGTTTCGACCTGGTGCTGCACTGCCGCTCGCGCCGCGACGAGGCCGAAGCGGTGCAGGCCGAAATACTCGCCCTCGGCCAGCAGGCGCGCATCCTGCAGTTCGACGTCTCCGACCGCGCCGCCTGCCGGGAGATTCTCGAAGCCGACATCGAGCAGCATGGCGCCTACTACGGCGTGGTGTGCAATGCCGGCCTGACCCGTGACGGTGCTTTCCCGGCGCTGACCGAAGACGACTGGGACCAGGTGCTGCGCACCAACCTCGACGGTTTCTACAATGTCCTGCACCCGTTGAGCATGCCGATGATCCGCCGCCGCAAGCCAGGGCGTATCGTCTGCATCACCTCGGTGTCGGGGCTGATCGGCAACCGCGGCCAGGTCAACTACAGCGCCTCCAAGGCCGGCGTGATCGGCGCGGCCAAGGCCCTGGCCATCGAGCTGGGCAAGCGCAAGATCACGGTCAACTGCGTGGCCCCCGGGCTGATCGATACCGACATGCTCAATGAGCACGTGCCGCTGGAAGAAATCCTCAAGATGATCCCGGCCGCGCGCATGGGCACTCCCGAGGAAGTGGCCGGGGCGGTGAATTTCCTGATGTCCGAGGAGGCCGGGTACATCACCCGCCAGGTCCTCGCCGTGAATGGTGGGTTGTGCTGA
- a CDS encoding excinuclease — protein sequence MKMHHWIIAAACLAALPSVSQARDTTLFPDFQAAVQEATNAGRLDGSVKFYLAGQPAGTSIVKSGVTTSQKTNAFNKSDEGACSWALQSALIRFQNAAKAAGANAVVNIASNYKNIERKDPKTYECHAGAIMAGVALKGDLARVK from the coding sequence ATGAAAATGCACCATTGGATCATCGCCGCGGCTTGCCTCGCCGCACTGCCCAGCGTCAGCCAGGCTCGCGACACCACCCTGTTCCCCGACTTCCAGGCCGCCGTGCAGGAAGCCACCAACGCCGGCCGCCTGGATGGCAGCGTGAAGTTCTACCTGGCTGGCCAGCCCGCCGGTACGAGCATCGTCAAATCCGGCGTGACCACCAGCCAGAAGACCAATGCCTTCAACAAGAGTGACGAGGGTGCCTGCAGCTGGGCCCTGCAGTCGGCGCTGATCCGCTTCCAGAACGCGGCCAAGGCTGCCGGCGCCAATGCGGTGGTCAACATCGCCAGCAACTACAAGAACATCGAGCGCAAGGACCCGAAAACCTACGAATGCCACGCCGGCGCCATCATGGCCGGCGTCGCGCTCAAGGGTGATCTGGCGCGGGTCAAGTAA
- a CDS encoding FAD-dependent oxidoreductase gives MTERLNNDFQFIEVGRKDPKKKLLRQRKKEFVEIYEPFKPAQAADQAHRCLGCGNPYCEWKCPVHNFIPNWLKLVSEGNILAAAELSHQTNTLPEVCGRVCPQDRLCEGACTLNDGFGAVTIGSVEKYITDTAFAMGWRPDMSKVKPTGKRVAVIGAGPAGLGCADVLVRNGVTPVVFDKNPEIGGLLTFGIPEFKLEKSVLSRRREVFTGMGIEFRLNTEIGKDVTMQQLLDEYDAVFMGMGTYTYMKGGFPGEDLPGVHDALDFLIANVNRNLGFEKAPEDFVDMKGKRIVVLGGGDTAMDCNRTSIRQGAKSVTCAYRRDEENMPGSRKEVKNAKEEGVKFLFNRQPIAIVGEDKVEGVKVVETRLGEPDARGRRSPEPIPGSEEIIPAEAVLIAFGFRPSPAAWFSDFTIETDSQGRVVAPEQSQFKHQTSNPKIFAGGDMVRGSDLVVTAIFEGRNAAEGILDYLQV, from the coding sequence ATGACTGAACGTCTGAACAACGACTTCCAGTTCATCGAGGTCGGGCGCAAGGATCCGAAGAAGAAGCTCCTGCGCCAGCGCAAGAAGGAATTCGTGGAAATCTACGAACCCTTCAAGCCGGCCCAGGCCGCCGACCAGGCACATCGTTGCCTGGGCTGCGGCAACCCGTATTGCGAGTGGAAGTGCCCGGTGCACAACTTCATTCCCAACTGGTTGAAGCTGGTTTCCGAGGGCAACATCCTGGCCGCCGCCGAGCTGAGCCACCAGACCAACACCCTGCCGGAAGTCTGCGGCCGCGTGTGCCCGCAGGACCGTCTGTGCGAGGGTGCGTGCACCCTCAATGACGGCTTCGGCGCGGTGACCATCGGTTCGGTGGAGAAGTACATCACCGACACCGCCTTCGCCATGGGCTGGCGCCCGGACATGTCCAAGGTCAAACCGACCGGCAAGCGTGTCGCGGTGATCGGTGCCGGCCCGGCTGGCCTGGGCTGCGCCGACGTGCTGGTGCGCAACGGCGTGACCCCGGTGGTGTTCGACAAGAATCCGGAAATCGGTGGCCTGCTGACCTTCGGCATCCCCGAGTTCAAGCTCGAGAAGAGCGTGCTCAGCCGCCGTCGCGAAGTCTTCACCGGCATGGGCATCGAGTTCCGCCTGAACACTGAGATCGGCAAGGACGTGACCATGCAGCAGTTGCTGGATGAGTACGATGCCGTGTTCATGGGCATGGGCACCTACACCTACATGAAAGGCGGCTTCCCCGGTGAAGACCTGCCGGGCGTGCACGACGCGCTCGACTTCCTGATCGCCAACGTCAACCGCAACCTCGGTTTCGAGAAGGCGCCGGAAGACTTCGTCGACATGAAGGGCAAGCGCATCGTCGTGCTCGGCGGCGGCGACACTGCGATGGACTGCAACCGCACGTCCATCCGGCAGGGCGCCAAGTCGGTGACCTGCGCCTACCGCCGCGACGAAGAGAACATGCCGGGCTCGCGCAAAGAGGTGAAGAACGCCAAGGAAGAAGGCGTGAAATTCCTCTTCAACCGCCAGCCCATCGCCATCGTTGGTGAAGACAAGGTCGAAGGCGTCAAGGTGGTCGAGACCCGTCTTGGCGAGCCGGATGCCCGTGGCCGTCGCAGCCCCGAGCCGATCCCGGGCTCCGAGGAAATCATCCCGGCGGAAGCCGTGCTGATCGCCTTCGGTTTCCGTCCGAGCCCGGCCGCCTGGTTCAGCGATTTCACCATCGAGACCGACAGCCAGGGCCGCGTCGTGGCGCCGGAGCAGAGCCAGTTCAAGCACCAGACCAGCAATCCGAAGATCTTCGCCGGTGGCGACATGGTCCGCGGTTCCGACCTGGTGGTGACGGCGATCTTCGAAGGGCGTAACGCCGCTGAAGGTATCCTGGACTACCTGCAGGTCTGA
- a CDS encoding hotdog family protein, producing MSRWPIAELIPHAADMILIDEVVRFGDEDVETRLLVRPGGLFSRADGSLPAWVGIELMAQSVAAYAGCQARQAGAPVELGFLLGTRNFQCNVEHFPAGVELQIKAVRSLQDDNGMGVFECQLTGPGIEAFARLNVFRPPQVASYLQEPAV from the coding sequence ATGAGCCGCTGGCCGATTGCCGAGCTGATCCCCCATGCCGCCGACATGATCCTCATCGACGAGGTCGTGCGCTTCGGCGACGAGGACGTCGAGACCCGCCTCCTCGTACGCCCCGGCGGCCTGTTCAGCCGCGCCGATGGCAGCCTGCCGGCGTGGGTCGGTATCGAGCTGATGGCGCAGAGCGTGGCCGCCTACGCCGGCTGCCAGGCGCGCCAGGCCGGCGCGCCGGTGGAGCTGGGCTTTCTCCTTGGCACGCGTAATTTCCAGTGCAACGTCGAACATTTTCCCGCCGGCGTCGAACTGCAGATCAAGGCCGTGCGCTCGTTGCAGGACGACAACGGCATGGGCGTGTTCGAATGCCAGCTGACCGGCCCCGGCATCGAAGCCTTCGCCCGCCTCAACGTTTTCCGTCCGCCCCAGGTGGCCAGCTATCTACAGGAACCCGCCGTATGA
- a CDS encoding YgiW/YdeI family stress tolerance OB fold protein: protein MKTRYLALLVAPLFSTAALAAGYTGPGAQAITTVAAAQEAVDDANVVLQGHIIKKLGDEKYEFKDSSGTITVEIDDEDMPPVAFDDKTKVKLTGEVDKGMMKREIDVDLVEVLQ from the coding sequence ATGAAAACTCGCTACCTCGCTCTGCTCGTCGCTCCGCTGTTCAGCACCGCTGCACTGGCTGCCGGTTACACCGGCCCGGGTGCTCAGGCCATCACCACCGTGGCGGCTGCCCAGGAGGCGGTTGATGACGCCAATGTGGTGCTGCAAGGCCACATCATCAAGAAGCTCGGCGACGAGAAGTACGAATTCAAGGACAGCAGCGGCACCATCACCGTCGAGATCGACGATGAAGACATGCCGCCGGTCGCCTTCGACGACAAGACCAAGGTCAAGCTGACCGGTGAAGTCGACAAGGGCATGATGAAACGCGAGATCGACGTCGACCTGGTCGAAGTCCTGCAGTAA
- the gltB gene encoding glutamate synthase large subunit: MKAGLYHPDEFKDNCGFGLIAHMQGEASHHLLQTAIEALTCMTHRGGINADGKTGDGCGLLIQKPDLFLRAMAKEHFAADLPQQYAVGMVFFNQDSAKAEAARENMNREILAAGLQLVGWRKVPIDTSVLGTLALQRLPQIEQVFVGGEGLSDQDFAIKLFSARRRSSVANAADTDHYICSFSAKTIIYKGLMMPADLQQFYPDLGDERLQTAICVFHQRFSTNTLPKWPLAQPFRFLAHNGEINTITGNRNWAQARRTKFANEMIPDLEELGPLVNRVGSDSSSMDNMLELMVTGGIDLFRGVRMIIPPAWQNVETMDADLRAFYEFNSMHMEPWDGPAGVVLTDGRHAVCLLDRNGLRPARWVTTKNGYITLASEIGVWDYKPEDVLAKGRVGPGQILSVDTETGQVLNTDDIDNRLKSRHPYKQWLRKNALRIQATMEDNDHGSAFYDADQLKQYMKMYQVTFEERDQVLRPLAEQGQEAVGSMGDDTPMAILSQRVRSPYDYFRQQFAQVTNPPIDPLREAIVMSLEICLGAERNIFEESPEHASRVILSSPVISPAKWRALMTLERPGFEREIIDLNYDETLGLEAAVRNMADQAEEAVRAGKTQLVLTDRHIAPGKLPAHASLVTGAVHHRLTEKGLRCDCNILVETATARDPHHYAVLLGFGASAVYPFLAYEVLGDLIRTGEVLGDLYEVFKHYRKGISKGLLKILSKMGISTVASYRGAQLFEAVGLSDEVVELSFRGVASRLKGARFVDIENEQKLLAAEAWNNRKPIQQGGLLKFVYGGEYHAYNPDVVNTLQAAVQQGSYEKFKEYTALVDTRPVSMLRDLLGVKLAEQPLSLDQVEPLESIFKRFDAAGISLGALSPEAHEALAEAMNRLGGRSNSGEGGEDPSRYGTVRSSKIKQVATGRFGVTPEYLVNAEVLQIKVAQGAKPGEGGQLPGGKVNGLIAKLRYAVPGVTLISPPPHHDIYSIEDLAQLIYDLKQVNPAALVSVKLVAEAGVGTIAAGVAKAYADLITISGYDGGTGASPLTSIKYAGSPWELGLAETHQTLRGNDLRGKVRVQTDGGLKTGLDVIKAAILGAESFGFGTAPMIALGCKYLRICHLNNCATGVATQNEKLRKDHFIGTVEMVVNFFTYIAEETREWLAKLGVRSLGELIGRTDLLEMLPGETEKQKHLDLSPLLGSDHIPADKPQFCEVDRNPPFDQGLLAEKMVEMAKAAIAGKTGGEYELDLCNCDRSIGARISGEIAKAHGNQGMKDASITFRFKGTAGQSFGVWNAGGLNMILEGDANDYVGKGMTGGKLVITPPQGSPFKTQDSAIIGNTCLYGATGGKLFAAGTAGERFGVRNSGAHAVVEGTGDHCCEYMTGGFICVLGKTGINFGSGMTGGFAYVLDQDNTFVDRVNHELVEIQRINNEAMEAYRSHLRNVLAEYVAETASEWGANLLENLDDYLRKFWLVKPKAASLGSLLSSTRANPQ, translated from the coding sequence ATGAAAGCAGGTCTGTACCATCCTGATGAGTTCAAGGATAACTGCGGCTTCGGCTTGATCGCCCACATGCAGGGCGAGGCAAGCCATCACTTGCTGCAGACTGCCATTGAAGCCCTGACCTGTATGACGCACCGCGGCGGGATCAACGCCGACGGCAAGACCGGTGACGGTTGCGGTCTGCTGATCCAGAAGCCGGATCTGTTCCTGCGCGCCATGGCCAAGGAGCACTTCGCCGCCGATTTGCCGCAGCAATATGCCGTCGGCATGGTGTTCTTCAACCAGGACAGCGCCAAGGCCGAAGCCGCGCGCGAGAACATGAACCGCGAGATTCTCGCAGCTGGTCTGCAACTGGTTGGCTGGCGCAAGGTGCCGATCGACACCAGCGTGCTGGGCACCCTGGCCCTGCAGCGTCTGCCGCAGATCGAGCAGGTCTTCGTCGGTGGTGAAGGCCTCAGCGATCAGGACTTTGCCATCAAGCTGTTCAGCGCCCGTCGCCGCTCCTCGGTGGCCAATGCCGCCGACACCGATCACTACATCTGCAGCTTCTCGGCCAAGACCATCATCTATAAAGGCCTGATGATGCCGGCCGACCTGCAGCAGTTCTACCCGGACCTGGGTGACGAGCGCCTGCAGACCGCGATCTGCGTCTTCCACCAGCGCTTCTCCACCAACACCCTGCCGAAATGGCCGCTGGCGCAGCCGTTCCGCTTCCTCGCCCACAACGGCGAGATCAACACCATCACCGGCAACCGCAACTGGGCTCAGGCGCGCCGCACCAAGTTCGCCAACGAGATGATTCCGGACCTGGAAGAGCTCGGCCCGCTGGTCAACCGTGTCGGTTCCGACTCCTCGAGCATGGACAACATGCTCGAGCTGATGGTCACTGGCGGCATCGACCTGTTCCGCGGCGTGCGCATGATCATTCCGCCGGCGTGGCAGAACGTCGAGACCATGGACGCCGATCTGCGCGCGTTCTATGAATTCAACTCCATGCACATGGAACCGTGGGACGGCCCGGCCGGCGTGGTGCTGACCGATGGTCGCCATGCCGTGTGCCTGCTCGACCGCAACGGCTTGCGCCCGGCGCGCTGGGTGACCACCAAGAACGGCTACATCACCCTGGCGTCGGAAATCGGCGTATGGGATTACAAGCCGGAAGACGTGCTCGCCAAGGGCCGTGTCGGTCCCGGGCAGATCCTCTCCGTGGACACCGAAACCGGCCAGGTGCTGAACACCGACGACATCGACAACCGCCTGAAGTCGCGTCATCCGTACAAGCAATGGCTGCGCAAGAATGCCCTGCGCATCCAGGCGACCATGGAAGACAACGACCACGGTTCGGCCTTCTACGATGCCGACCAGCTCAAGCAGTACATGAAGATGTACCAGGTCACCTTCGAGGAGCGTGACCAGGTCCTGCGTCCGCTCGCCGAGCAGGGCCAGGAAGCGGTCGGCTCGATGGGCGACGACACGCCGATGGCGATCCTCTCGCAGCGCGTGCGTTCGCCGTACGACTACTTCCGCCAGCAGTTCGCCCAGGTGACCAACCCGCCGATCGACCCGCTGCGCGAAGCGATCGTCATGTCCCTGGAAATCTGTCTGGGCGCCGAGCGCAATATCTTCGAAGAGTCGCCGGAGCACGCCTCGCGCGTGATCCTCAGCTCGCCGGTGATTTCGCCGGCCAAGTGGCGCGCGCTGATGACCCTCGAGCGTCCGGGCTTCGAGCGCGAGATCATCGATCTCAACTACGACGAGACCCTGGGTCTCGAAGCCGCCGTGCGCAACATGGCCGACCAGGCCGAGGAAGCGGTGCGTGCCGGCAAGACCCAGCTGGTCCTGACCGACCGTCACATCGCTCCGGGCAAGCTGCCGGCGCATGCGTCGCTGGTTACTGGCGCCGTGCACCACCGCCTGACCGAGAAAGGCCTGCGTTGCGACTGCAACATCCTGGTCGAGACCGCCACCGCGCGTGACCCGCACCACTACGCCGTGCTGCTCGGCTTCGGTGCGTCGGCGGTGTACCCGTTCCTCGCCTACGAAGTGCTTGGCGACCTGATCCGTACCGGCGAAGTGCTGGGCGATCTGTACGAAGTGTTCAAGCACTACCGCAAGGGCATCTCCAAAGGTCTGTTGAAGATCCTCTCGAAGATGGGCATCTCCACCGTTGCCTCCTACCGCGGTGCGCAGCTGTTCGAAGCCGTCGGCCTGTCCGATGAAGTCGTCGAGCTGAGCTTCCGTGGTGTCGCCAGCCGCCTCAAGGGCGCGCGCTTCGTCGACATCGAGAACGAGCAGAAGCTGCTCGCGGCCGAAGCCTGGAACAACCGCAAGCCGATCCAGCAGGGCGGCCTGCTCAAGTTCGTCTACGGTGGCGAGTACCACGCCTACAACCCGGACGTGGTCAACACCCTGCAGGCCGCCGTGCAGCAGGGTAGCTACGAGAAATTCAAGGAATACACCGCGTTGGTCGACACCCGTCCGGTGTCCATGCTGCGCGACCTGCTCGGGGTGAAACTCGCCGAGCAACCGCTGTCGCTGGATCAGGTCGAGCCGCTGGAATCGATCTTCAAGCGCTTCGACGCCGCGGGGATTTCCCTCGGTGCGCTGTCGCCGGAAGCCCACGAAGCGCTGGCCGAGGCGATGAACCGCCTGGGCGGTCGCTCCAACTCCGGTGAGGGCGGTGAAGACCCGTCCCGCTACGGCACCGTGCGCAGCTCGAAGATCAAGCAGGTCGCCACCGGCCGCTTCGGTGTCACCCCGGAATACCTGGTCAACGCCGAAGTGCTGCAGATCAAGGTCGCCCAAGGCGCCAAGCCCGGCGAAGGTGGTCAGCTGCCGGGCGGCAAGGTCAACGGCCTGATTGCCAAACTGCGCTATGCGGTACCGGGCGTGACCCTGATCTCGCCACCGCCGCACCACGACATCTATTCCATCGAAGACCTGGCGCAGCTGATCTATGACCTCAAGCAGGTCAACCCGGCCGCGCTGGTCTCGGTGAAACTGGTGGCGGAAGCCGGCGTCGGCACCATTGCCGCTGGTGTGGCCAAGGCCTATGCCGACCTGATCACCATCTCCGGCTACGACGGCGGCACCGGCGCTTCGCCGTTGACCTCGATCAAGTACGCCGGCTCGCCATGGGAACTCGGCCTCGCCGAAACCCACCAGACCCTGCGCGGCAACGACCTGCGCGGCAAAGTCCGGGTGCAGACCGACGGCGGCCTGAAAACCGGCCTCGACGTGATCAAGGCGGCCATCCTCGGTGCCGAGAGCTTCGGCTTCGGCACCGCGCCGATGATCGCCCTGGGCTGCAAGTACCTGCGCATCTGCCACCTGAACAACTGCGCCACCGGCGTCGCCACGCAGAACGAAAAGCTGCGCAAGGACCACTTCATCGGGACCGTCGAGATGGTGGTGAATTTCTTCACCTACATCGCCGAGGAAACCCGCGAGTGGCTGGCCAAGCTGGGCGTACGCAGCCTCGGCGAGCTGATCGGCCGCACCGACCTGCTGGAAATGCTGCCGGGCGAAACCGAGAAGCAGAAGCACCTCGACCTGTCGCCGCTGCTGGGCAGTGACCACATCCCGGCGGACAAGCCGCAGTTCTGCGAAGTCGACCGCAACCCGCCATTCGACCAGGGCCTGCTGGCCGAGAAGATGGTCGAGATGGCCAAGGCCGCGATCGCCGGCAAGACCGGAGGCGAGTACGAACTGGACCTGTGCAACTGCGACCGTTCGATCGGCGCGCGCATCTCCGGCGAGATCGCCAAGGCGCACGGCAACCAGGGCATGAAGGACGCTTCGATCACCTTCCGCTTCAAAGGCACTGCCGGGCAGAGCTTCGGTGTGTGGAACGCCGGTGGTCTGAACATGATTCTCGAAGGCGACGCCAACGACTATGTGGGCAAGGGCATGACCGGCGGCAAGCTGGTCATCACCCCGCCGCAAGGCAGTCCTTTCAAGACCCAGGATTCGGCCATCATCGGCAATACCTGCCTGTACGGCGCCACCGGCGGCAAGCTGTTCGCCGCCGGTACCGCGGGCGAGCGTTTCGGGGTGCGTAACTCCGGTGCGCATGCCGTGGTGGAAGGCACCGGTGACCACTGCTGCGAATACATGACGGGCGGCTTCATCTGCGTGCTGGGCAAGACCGGGATCAACTTCGGTTCCGGCATGACCGGTGGCTTCGCCTACGTGCTCGACCAGGACAACACCTTCGTCGACCGCGTGAACCATGAGCTGGTGGAGATCCAGCGCATCAACAACGAAGCCATGGAGGCCTACCGTAGCCACCTGCGCAACGTGTTGGCCGAATATGTCGCGGAGACCGCCAGCGAGTGGGGTGCCAACCTGCTCGAGAACCTGGACGACTACCTGCGCAAGTTCTGGCTGGTCAAACCAAAAGCGGCAAGCCTGGGTTCGCTGCTCAGCAGCACCCGCGCCAATCCGCAGTAA